The following nucleotide sequence is from Gadus macrocephalus chromosome 18, ASM3116895v1.
TTGTCCGCTTCGCTCGAAGACCCATTATTAGAATAACGATCAGAtgtggcagcataatcattgtgTCTGGAAAAGATCAGATATAGGAGGTGCCTTTTAAACAGGCGGGAGAGTCTAAATTAGCTCCCTGGCCACCTTTTCAAAACCAAATGTAGCTGGCTCTCAAACCTTTACGCTTTGAAAATCCTTTGGCCATATGAAATAAACTGCATAACAAAATATCCATCTAAAAAGCTTACTTTAGATAGATTCTGTTTGATTACGTCAGGGGAACAAGATGGCCTCaaactatatttatatttttataacaAAATCGACATGTTTTGAAGACAGTGCCATAGAGGCGTCAAGAGGTACAGTGTATGAAAACATTCTAAAATGTTAATTCTTGTTTACTTGAATGAAATGGAAATGAGAGGGTAGAAAGATTCGGTGCATCTCCGGTTCAAACCTACCTCAACCGGTCAGTCCCACATGACCACCACCGTCATCCCATCATTGGTCAACATAAacataaaggctccatggtaaCAAACGCTGCCTCACATCGTGTTTACAGCCTTCTTTATATtgtagtgcccccccccccccccacctccctcccagccTTAACCGTTGCTTCTGTTTTCACCCAGCAGCGActcgttgtgtgtttgtttaattcgTTTAGATATTTAAATACGTGTCGCGGCGCCGTAGCGACCACGACCGCCGTCGCCTCGCCGTCTGTGCGCCCGCCCCCCTGCTCCCAGGTCGATGCATTATGCAGATGTGtttaaaagaggaaaaaaacagCCCCGCCACTGAAGCCTCATGAAATATGGATACCTGCAGGAAAGCCGTTTCCCCGCCAAGCTATTAGCCGTTGTTAGCTCTGTGCATTCCTAACACCGCCCCCAGGCTCCCCTCACCTGCTCCGCCTCTAAGCCCGTTGTGGGCCAATGCTGTATGAATTCAAATCACATTCagcgttttcctttttttttctttttttttctcttcgctatcccctgcccccctcccctccccttggGGTTTATTTCCCACAGCTGTCTGGTGCAGTGggtggtgtagagggtggtgtagagggtggtgtagagggtggtGTTGGGCTCTCATCTCGCTGCCCTTCATTCGTCATGAAGGGCAGGCGATCACTTCTGAGTCGGGCAACGTCCGCGGGACCGCTCCCCTTTCTGTCCCTTATAGTTCCTCTTACGACCCCATCGCTATTGAAACCCCGAGTTGAAGCCAGAAGGTTAAAGAAAGTACAGACAGAATGAGGCTAATTTAGTATTGAACGGTGATGGTTCACAGTGATAAACATTGCAATGATATGCTTATCGTTTGATTAACTAGTTTGGATCACTTCTTTGTGAACTGTGAGAGGGCGATAGTGCTTGGCACCCTTTGGTCTCTTGTCAtgtcgtgcatgtgtgtgtgtgtgtgtgtgtgtgtgtgtgtgtgtgtgtgtgtgtgtgtgtgtgtgtgtgtgtgtgtgtgtgtgtgtgtgtgtgtgtgtgtgtgtgtgtgtgtgtgtgtgtgtgtgtgtgtgtggaaatctTGCGAATCTCTGCATCAGCATCTCTTAACAGCAGGCGGCTATGGATTATTAATGTGTTGCCCGACCGTTCTGTAAAACGCTCAGTATTACGTTTCATTATACTGCGTACGTCCGCCGTGACGTGGACTCCGTCCCCGACGAGTTCCGGGACTCGAGGAAGAGACGCAGGCTTCCGGATAACTGAACGGTGTTGCTATCTTTAACGACACCGGCATGTCGCCCACGTCCTACAAAAGCTCAGCCACCTTATGTCCGGTCTCACACCCACGGCTGAATTTCTGTTCTCTGAacctttttttctctccataGTCAACACTCATAGTCTTCGTATACGTTGTTTAAAGGTTTATCAGTACAATACAATAGTTATTAAGATTATAATAATCCCAGCAATGACAATAGGGATCAACAGATACACAGTGATTACTAATCATTTGTATTATTACAACACTAACCTGACAACCCAGTTTGGACATCCTCCCTCCTGACTGCCCCCCTgacttcctgcttcctgtccCCGCCCCCAGGTGGTGGCCTACCACTACTGCCAGGCGGACAACGCCTACACCTGCCTGGTGCCCGAGTTCGTGCACAACGTGGCCGCGCTGCTGTGCCGCTCGCCGCACCTGGTGTCCTACCGGGAGCAGCTGCTGCGCGAGCCCCACCTGCAGAGCATGCTCAGCCTGCGCTCCTGCGTCCAGGACCCCCTGGCGTCCTTCCGCAGGGGGGTCCTCGAGCCCCTCGATGCACTTTACAAAGGTACGGCGGTTGTTGTGGAGGCTCGGTCGTCGTAGCCGTTATTAAAGGCACACCTCTAGATGCttaggggagggggtggaggagggggaggagggtggaggagggtggaggaggtggaggtggaggaggtttgaggagggggtggaggaggttggaggaggggggaggaggttggaggagggggttggaggagggtggaggagggtggaggaggtggaggaggtttgaggagggggtggaggaggttgaggagggtggaggaggtggaggagggtggaggagggggtggaggaggtggaggttggaggagggggtggaggagggggtggaggaggtgggggttggaggagggggtggaggaggtgggggagatggTTCTGTTGTTTGGAGTTATTTAAAGGGGTGACCTCTTGATGCACTTTACAAAGGTACTGTTATTATCTTGGTACCATGGTTGGGCATGGCAGTCATTTAAAGGGGCACCTCTAGATGTACTTTACATCGGTTTTGTCGTTGTTTTCGCTCTAGAGCAGGCACAGCAGCTATTTAAAGGGGTGACCTAATGATGCACTTTACAAAgttactgttgttgttttgaagcCCCAGTGTCCTTCGCAGTTATTTAAAGGGACACCTTTCGATGTACTTTACAAAGGTACCGTTAAGGTACCTCAGAGGCCATGGCGGTTATTAAAGGGACACCTTTCGATGTACTTTACAAAGGTATCGTTAAGGTACCTCAGAGGCCATGGCGGTTATTTAAAGGGACACCTTTCGATGTACTTTACAAAGTGACTGTTGTCGTTTGGATCCTCGGTCTCCTGAGCTGTGATTTAAAGGCTCACCCCTAGATGCACTTTAGAaaggttgtgttgttgttttgaaacCCGGGTGTCCTTAGCAGTTATTTCAAGAGGAACCTTTTGTAGTACTTTACAaaagttttgttgttgttaaggTAACTCAGAGGCCATGGCAGTTGTTTAAAGGGGGTAACTATTGTTGTACTTTACAAAGGGACTGTGGTTATTCTGGTGCATCAGAGGCCATAGCAGTTATGTTAAGGGATCCTATGCTATTTTATTATAAAGGAGAGAATTTGGCTAGAATCTGATATATATGTTGTTATGAAACAGTGGTCTGCAACATCCACGCCATTTCTGCAAGAAATCTGTTGGAATATTGTCAACGGTCCAACTTTTAAGCGGAAATGGAGCTGATGTTGCAGACTGAGGGAACTTTGTTTGAACTTGTCCCAGAGGCTTAGTTTTGGCAGAAATTCGATATCTTTTCATCCTAATTATTCAAGACTGCACACTGTACCACAAGATGACAAGTCATTCTCCGTCCGAATGTGAGAAAGCACTGGAAGCTGAAATTATGAAAATGTTTCAGGCTGTCAACCCATCCACACACCCAAACGACTTCCGTCccctctggggaggggggggggcattgaaTCCATCTCCTTCCCTTCAAAGTATTTCTCGGATGAAAGTTTTCCCCCTAAAAAGTCCCAACTCGCTTCCGAGTTTCCGTTTCCTCCCCTCAGCGAGGAGGTCCTTGGTTAAGGGGACGAGACGTTCCGGCCGGACCAGCGGTCACGGTGTGCTCTGTGGCATGTCCACGGGGCGCGCTGAGAGACGCGCGGCGCAGAGCGGACACTGACGTGCACCGATATGTGACTAATGATGCTCCGGTGACACCCCAGGGGGGCAGTTGTGCTGTGACTCCGCTACCGGAATGCGTCACCATATTAAATGCCACTTTCGCACCACGAGTCaggatatcttttttttttgttactttgACTTGGCAGGCGATGGGCTGGTAATTCCGGTGGCAGTGTTTCGTTTCACTTAACCGTGAAATTAACGTTGAACTTTATGTAAGATGCCCTAGCAGTAATACTGTAATGATAAGGTACGGTTTTGAAATCGCTACACCCCTAATCATTATCACCACCGCTAATATGTTAATAAATCACATAAAGTGAAAGTGAGTTCGCCTTTTGGCAATTCTCATCATCTGCGTACAGCACTGTTCTTTTTCGGGTCAGGTTCATTTAAAATGCAATGGCAAACCTGCAGAACCCAAACCTCAGCGTGAAAAAAGTATATACAGTCGTAATATACCATTGCAGTGTTTACAGTGACGCAATATCTACTAAATCGCAAAACATATCCTTCTCGATGTTGCTATTGTTTCGTGAGGACCCTTCCGACGCCTGCCCCCTAAAATGTCATTTCATTCGATTGTCGTTCTTGTCAATCTTCCAACACGTCTCGGTTCTTGTGTTTTCTCCCCAGAGAGGAAGATCAGCTCCGAGGAGgacctcatcatcctcatcgacGGCCTCAACGAGGCCGAGTTCCACAAGCCGGACTACGGCGACACCATCGTCTCCTTCCTCAGCAAAACCATCACCAAGTTCCCCCCCTGGCTGAAGCTGGTGGTGACGGTCAGGACCACGCTGCAGGTACTGAGCCCCCCCCTGGGCCGACCCCCTCCAGCACCTCTTACCCTGGGTCCACAGTGTGAGCGTGAAGGGGACTGTCTGTTAGGCCCCCCTCCAAACGGCCTGTGCTGCAGCTGAAGTTCCGCTCCAATCCCCTGCTCGTTCATCACTCTCTGCGCAGCGATAAAACTGATGGATCGGCTAGCAAACGAATCCCATCGTAGTTAGCCATCCCTCCATATGTATAGTGTATCTAGGATAGAATAAAGCCCCTTGTTGATATACAGGACTATATTATCATAGATACGTGACCATAATCCGGCCAAGCTTTACGTATAACAAGTATTCAGCAATGCATTTTTCCATGGATGAGAGAACAATtaataaaggtgtgtgtgtgtgtgtgtgtgtgtgtgtgtgtgtgtgtgtgtgtgtgtgtgtgtgtgtgtgtgtgtgtgtgtgtgtgtgtgtgtgtgtgtgtgtgtgattctccatctgtgtgtgttatttggtTTGTGCTtgcgcctgcgtgtgtgtgtgattgtacatctgtgtgtgttatttggtttgtgtgtgtacctgtgtgtgtgtgtttgtgtaggacATCACCAAGCAGCTGCCGTTCCACCGCATCTCTCTGGACGTGCTGGAGGAGAACGATGCCATGGACCAGGACCTGCAGGGCTACATCCTGCACCGCATCCACAGCAGCCCCGAGATCCAGAACAACATCTCGCTCAACGGCAAGATGGACAACACCACCTTCGGCAAGCTCAGCGCCCACCTCAAGGCCCTGAGCCAGGGCTCGTACCTGTACCTCAAGCTCACCTTCGACCTCATCGAGAAGGGATACCTCGTCCTGAAGAGCTCCAGCTACAAGGTACGGGGCacaggttaggtttagggttaagttAGGTTAATGCTACAGGTAAAGTTAGGTTAAGGCTCCTACCTGTACCTCAAGCTCACCTTTAAACTTATCGAAGAGCTGAAGAGCGCCAGCCACAAGGTACCAGGCCCGAGATCCAATCAACGAGCATTATGAATGTTAGACAAGGCGAGTCAAGGCAACTTTCTTTATGTAGCACTTTACGTACACGAGGCATACTcgaagtgcttcacatagaaacatcgtcatataatacaatgaaataataaaatagttAAGTAAAAGAAATCAAAGGCgaagtaaaaataaaatgcattgtaGAGAGAGCAATGTGTTTAAGATTTATCAGAAAGCTAAAACAAAtcattcagtcttgttttaaaagtgaaagtcttaaatcctcagggagcttataccagctatttgttgcattgtaactaaatcctgctttcccatgttaaattacatttaaaagaaaaataattagTTGCCTGCCACGAGTATCAAACGCATCACAAACAAAGATATACACAGGGTTGAAATGATTAGTTTAAAACAGAATGGAATGAAAACGGATGTATTCAGAATGAAAATGAGTGTCAGGAAGGCACAGTCGACGTTTGGAAGGATAAAAACTAAATCAGCTTACGCAGGACAGGGAACTGGGGAACGGGGGAATCGCCCTCTGCAAAAGGACCGGTGCCTAATGGCTTCGCTCTGCCAACAGTCGGATGTTTTGATAGTTTCCGCCACAGACACAAAGCCAGCAGCCGCCATGACACGTAGCGCTGCCTTTGTTAGCGACAAGCTAACTGTGTTCATTGTTCGTTTTACCGTCGTAATTACGTAGCCATTAGTAATGTATGCAGTTTACACGTCTGCTTCTGTTTGTTCCTGGTTGAATGTACCTTGACCTGATGCAGTTATTTTCGAGCTgcgttatttgtattttatgtttgGGTATTGCTAATCCACTGCCTGGATACACCTAAGTGAAACCGGGGATTTGGTATACTTGTTGTATTTACTAATCTCATTATCGCACAATTATATTCTCTCACCCATAGCTTTTGATTTAATGCCCGATGTAATTACTGTTGCCTAGAACCTCTCGGACTAATTTAAGATTCAACATAAGTGCTNNNNNNNNNNNNNNNNNNNNNNNNNNNNNNNNNNNNNNNNNNNNNNNNNNNNNNNNNNNNNNNNNNNNNNNNNNNNNNNNNNNNNNNNNNNNNNNNNNNNTAAAGACGgccgcacatagacacactcgAACATGACACACGggcacacataaatgcacacacacacacactcacacgcacacactcccacacacacacctgtccgcCCGGCGATGGAGGGTGCGGCACGGGGCCTGGCATTTCACCGCTGACAAAGACGGTTAACATTTAATGGCTAAATGTTAACTGCCATAATGGCCCTACTTCAGTCCGCCTGGGAGAAGGAGGGTGGACAAAGCACCCTTAAAacgcccaccacctccaccaacaccaccaccaccaccatcacccagcGGACCTCCGGACGCCAGTTACCGCGGCGACGACGACTTAAATGCGACCCAGTTCCGGAGGTGCTGAGCCTTCTCGTGAGACCTCTCAACACAGGGTGGTGCGGGCGCGAGGCTAATATTAACAAACTCGGGGGGCCGTTCAAGTTAAGCATGTCGTGATGTCGCTTCCAACATGAGGCAGTTGGTTAGTGGGTTTAGTTTTTGTCCTTCGGGACTAAATGCTAAAACCACTTGGTGATTTAGTTGGCCCACCGTGGCATTCAGAGAGAATGTGTGGACATTCGCTGTTAATATAACAATGCATATATAACAAATCTATAAAATAACATGtcatacatttattttcagTCCGGCTTGAATTGCGTCACATTATATGCGATGATTTAACTGTAATGTATAACCTTGTGGCATTTCGTTGCATTTTGAATTTGCGTTATTATTATCGATATTGTTTAATTAACGTTGAAGTAAAGGGTAGCTTCCTCCTCTGAAGATGTGGCGAGCCGTTATAAAACGGCACTCTTTTAAAGAACCAACTCCACACGTTTATTTGGCTTGTCCTCCCGGCTTCATCTTTTAGAGTAGGCTACAAAAAAGCCCTTTCCTACAGTTCTTTTGTCAACcacaatgaaagaaaaaatacataaaaaaccCATCGCAGGGAGAGAGTATTTTTTCCGGTAAGAATTCTCCTTTAATCTCATAACTCAACAATCGTCCCAAGAGCCTTGAAAGGTCAAGCATTCACTTCCCGTTTCAATGCAGCAAAtgcccctccttccctctcctcacctcttgactccctcctctccttctctctcccctcccctcctctccatccacctctcctctcccctccttctctctcctctcccctcctctccatccacctctcctctcccctcctctccttctctctcccctcccctccatccacctctcctctccctcctctccaatCCTATCCcctactctcctctccccttccatcCTTTTGTCTCTTCTCAGCTCTCCAGccatcctctccttctctctcctctccttctctctcccctcccctcccctcccctcccctcccctcccctcccctcctctcccctcccctcccctcccctcccctcccctcccctcccctcccccctcctcatccgACCCCATCTCCTTCCCCACCTTTATAAAGTGCCTCTCCTCCTTCACATATGAGCCCTGGTAATCTTCCCGGCCGGCTTTGGGTTAAAGGTTTTAGAACTCATATCCagtcaattttattttttggggggaaggcggaggagggggggggtggggtgggggggggggtggggggatgtgtggaaggcggaggagggggagtgatGTGTggaaggcggaggaggggggggggggggggtgatgtgtgGAAGGCGGAGGCCCCTGTACTGTTGGAAGTTAATAAAcagtttagtttttttccccGGCGTGGAAGGTGTGCGGTGGTCTTACAGATGGATTCTGCCGTTAAACCCCAGCGCTGTTTTGTGCTGTCAATACCCTCGCCGAACGGGATCGTTTTTATCAACACGGTTTATCCCCTTAAaacacaacaccaacacaaacaggaGCATCGAGAGGAGAAATTGTATTTCACCGACCTTGACAGTCGCATCAAGACGAGACGAGAGATAGAGACGCAAGACACATAAAGGATCGCCCTGTTTTTATCCCAGCGGTCAGGAAAAAATACCAACCTAGGTCTCACGGCTGGAACGCTcctttgaggaggaggaggaggaagaataggaggaagaggaggagggcatcGTTTCATGAGCAAGGATAAGCACAGATTTATCTGATGTCTTCTATGAGTAAAAAGAAGTAACATCATTAAAAACTGCCTTTATCCGTAACTCTATCGTCCCCAGTGCTCCTCTCCCTGGGGTTGGAAACAGGAGTCCGGGCGCACAGCCCCGCACACCTGAGAGATCTCCCTTCACGTTCATCGATTCGCCGCATGAAACCCAATCCCAGAAGACACCGTGACACGCGCAGCGCACGGCTTCACACGCGCATACATTGCATTGAGTTATggtgggcacacacacgcaccgcggAGGAATGGGATTGCACCACAGTGCTGGCCAGCCACAGCCACCATAGCAAGAGCCTTCTTCTGTTCGTCCGCCCTACTTTGGTTGCAGGATGTTTTTTCATTTGCGCCAATTAGGAGGAGAgaactatatatatgtatagtattgcatgtctgtatttatgttttttttttattgaagacAGGGTTGTGCTGATCAACCGTTGTGAGTCACCTCCGTTGTACGGTTTCTTCGTAGaatggacccacaacaacaTCAAAACAAATGTCTTCTTCGACAAAGCCACACAGGACAGGGCACACGTGTCAcaccaatcacaggaaagaGCCAAAAAACAAGCGTGTAGATGGAGATAAACGGTCAAAATACGAGGGTCACACAGACGTCGAGGTTAAGCGGCGAACGAGAACGAGAAAGCGACGCACCACATCGAACAGAGTTTGGTTTGAGCTGCCTCTGGACCCCCCCGTCTTGAATCCAATCTTTCATCGTCACCGTGTTTACGGAGCGGAAACACACGAGCGTCGTTCGACTCAATTTACACCACGGCGGTTTGAGGCAGCCCAGACCCGACGCAACAGAGACACACCCACGCCTACCGTGGTGGCTCTGGGACCGGCCAGGCCAGTGGTTTTCACCTGGGAAAGCAGAAGTAAACATAATCAGTCACAGCAGATCAGTGCAAAAAAAGGGCTCATTGAATaaggtttggtttactttttcatggtcacgcacacaaaaacacacgcacacacacgcatgcgttgAGCTAGTGAACCACTTGACAGTTACACTCAATGAAGCTCTTTTAATGTTCATTGCCGAAGACAGACGCAGGATAAATGCCTGTGAAAAGGGCCACAGGCGGCACTTTAATATCACCCAGGACGACACAACGGTGAAATAGATTGAGCTAAATGAAAACCGTTTGATTCTCCAGTCATACACCTTCCCCTCATTTCACGTCTGTCACAGCGTGTAGACAAACGTTTGAATTGTCTTTAGACGTATCGATTGTGTGCAATGGAATGGTCAGGTGCCATAGGACAGTGTacccccctttctcctctcttctcttctccttttcctctcctcccttctcctctcccctttcttctctttcctcctttcctttcctcgccgctctctctttcttctctccccttctctcctctgctctcccctgTCCTCTTCTTTCCCCTTTCTTGTCTTCTCAGCTCGgcactcccctctcctcccatctttcttctcttctcccttccacctctcctcccctctcctctctcctatcctctccactcccctttcttctcttctcttctctcctcttctctcccctctcctccccctccccatccactcccctctcctctctcccctcccttctcctccctgttCTCCTGTTCCCTCCTGAAAGTGAATTCATGAATGAATATATGCGAGCAGAATATATTGATGGATGGAAATACGaggatgagagacagagagcggaggagacagagcgagaaAAGTGGAGATGGGGAAtcagagggacacagagtgagagagagacaggaagagagagagacaggaagagagagagacaggaagagagaggaagagagtcgGGGAGGCTTCAGCCATGCAGAACTTTGATCCATCACTATCGATCCACCCGTGCCTCCCTCAGCCTGACTTTtactccctcatctcctctttcCCCTATatcctttctcttctctcttgttCTTTCATCATGTCCTTTCTCCCTCagctccctcatctcctctcactctccagCCATAGACTTCAAACAGTATTTGGCCTAATGGCCGCCATGGCTTGCGATCTGTGCAAAAACAGCAGCACCAACAATCCATAATTGGCACATTGAGGGTGGGAAGTGAATGGCCGCCTTGCAGAAATTGATGGTCAAAGCTAATTAATATCAAATCGTTAATtcctttaattaaataatactGTCAAACGGGACCTTTCAACGTACATAATATGCCGATGAACGACCGAGCCTACGAGATCCTCACacgataaagaaaaaaaaggattcGCTCACAGGGTGATCAAATCACATTTCTCCCACTGACGACAACAGAGCCATCCTTTTGCGTCGTGAACCACCTGTTGGCCATGAGATGAACTGCAGTCTCTTCCAACAGGGCTCCACTAGTCTAACAGGCGTCACGGCTGCAGCCTGCCACCCACGCACCCCACATAGcgcacccctcctctccactgcATCCAGAGCACTCTGGCTTCCCACTGACCACGTTAGTATTATAGTATGTCCTCCCTGGAAACCCAGAAAAGGCTCGCCATGCACGGTTCAATGTCAGCGCAGCTGCTTTCCCTGCATTCTGAGACTGCTGAGGAGAGGGTGAAACACCAACGGCGTCCTGGCCGTGCATTCTGAAAGCCTCTCTCAGTCTTTTCCACCCTTTGGGGGTTTTCTCTGCAACGCGGTCCCTCCCTAACTCACAGAGATACACTCAGTCTCTTTCTGATTCCGCACAAGAATTTATATTTTCGTTTTTGTGTTATTATGATTGATTTTAGCCACACTATTATAATTCTTTAAAGCTGTTGTTTGGCCAGTACCCTGCAAAGTTCAGATctattttttaaatttttatttatttgttaggCTGCTGCTCCAATACAGCTCCCCAAAATGACGCCAATTTAGAGGTTTTATTTCCAGGAAATAATCCAAAATGTTTCTGCTGCTCATTCCAAGAAGTCAACGAATCTGTATTTATTCTATCACACATGTTAACCCATGCTATCTCTACTTAAAGTAGAGTTATCGAAACAAGTTACATAACCAGGTTAAAAATCTGTGTTTTAGTTCAAACACTTTCTTGTGGAGAGTGAACACAGGCCAAGCACTGTTGTATTCCCATGCAAAGGAAGAATCCTGGAGCAGAAATCACCAGAATGTTGCCATAACTTCAAATCATCGCCACAGAATAATTGCATAAACCCAACGGTTTAGCTTGTTATTGTTACATTTCTCAACCCTTAAACCAATAAAAGGACGATTCCAcccaaacaacacaaacaaattgGACGGATAAACAGAACATTCAACCCGAAGCGTTTTTCTTAAATCTTTTTTGTTTCCCTATTCACCGAATCAGGGT
It contains:
- the LOC132446902 gene encoding protein TANC2-like isoform X2 — its product is MDSVFTGRDWLFQEIDGQLNSGTSSGVVIVGNIGFGKTAIVSRLVALSCHGTRMRQIASDSPQASPKHGEGLPLSQPPPSHGTLGGGSCPGTPEMRRRQEEAMRRLASQVVAYHYCQADNAYTCLVPEFVHNVAALLCRSPHLVSYREQLLREPHLQSMLSLRSCVQDPLASFRRGVLEPLDALYKERKISSEEDLIILIDGLNEAEFHKPDYGDTIVSFLSKTITKFPPWLKLVVTVRTTLQDITKQLPFHRISLDVLEENDAMDQDLQGYILHRIHSSPEIQNNISLNGKMDNTTFGKLSAHLKALSQGSYLYLKLTFDLIEKGYLVLKSSSYKVRGTG
- the LOC132446902 gene encoding protein TANC2-like isoform X1 produces the protein MILALRPARRLHTQAACGILIGFLCVLPSSSLSLSLSVSLCLCLSLSLSLSLSLSLSLSLSLSLSLSLFSVFYPPVYSASANNTHAWQSQSLRFAPYRPADIALKPLLFEVPSITMDSVFTGRDWLFQEIDGQLNSGTSSGVVIVGNIGFGKTAIVSRLVALSCHGTRMRQIASDSPQASPKHGEGLPLSQPPPSHGTLGGGSCPGTPEMRRRQEEAMRRLASQVVAYHYCQADNAYTCLVPEFVHNVAALLCRSPHLVSYREQLLREPHLQSMLSLRSCVQDPLASFRRGVLEPLDALYKERKISSEEDLIILIDGLNEAEFHKPDYGDTIVSFLSKTITKFPPWLKLVVTVRTTLQDITKQLPFHRISLDVLEENDAMDQDLQGYILHRIHSSPEIQNNISLNGKMDNTTFGKLSAHLKALSQGSYLYLKLTFDLIEKGYLVLKSSSYKVRGTG